In one window of Alkalilimnicola sp. S0819 DNA:
- a CDS encoding integron integrase, which produces MGQSPFLERVRRAIRVRHYSIRTEQAYLAWIRRYINYQGKRHPADMAEAEVGEFLTYLAVERHVAPATQNQALNALVFLYAKVLERPLEGLPQVVRATHRPKLPVVLTHDEVRRLLAALRGAHWLIACLQYGSGLRLLESVRLRVKDLDFTHRAIYVRDGKGRKDRIVTLPEDLCLPLRRHLQTRRTLFEQDLADGVGSVYLPHALARKYPSAPEEWAWQYVFAANQLSHDPRSEVRRRHHFAESSVQKAVKNAVRRAGIAKPASCHTLRHSFATHLLERGADIRTVQEQLGHADLRTTQIYTHVLQRGGMAVVSPLGAVLSGG; this is translated from the coding sequence ATGGGGCAGTCACCGTTCCTTGAAAGGGTGCGACGCGCCATCCGCGTTCGGCACTACAGCATTCGCACCGAACAGGCCTACCTCGCCTGGATTCGTCGCTACATCAACTACCAGGGCAAGCGCCACCCGGCGGATATGGCTGAGGCGGAGGTGGGTGAATTCCTCACCTACCTGGCCGTAGAGCGCCACGTGGCGCCCGCAACGCAGAATCAGGCCCTGAACGCGTTGGTCTTTCTCTACGCCAAGGTGCTCGAACGGCCCCTGGAAGGGCTGCCGCAGGTGGTTCGGGCGACCCACAGGCCGAAACTGCCGGTTGTCCTCACCCACGACGAGGTACGCCGGCTGCTCGCGGCCCTTCGGGGCGCGCATTGGTTGATCGCCTGCCTGCAGTACGGCTCGGGTCTAAGGCTGCTGGAGAGTGTGCGATTACGGGTAAAGGATCTGGATTTCACCCACCGCGCGATCTACGTGCGCGATGGCAAGGGGCGCAAGGACCGTATCGTGACCCTGCCGGAGGATCTTTGCCTGCCCTTGCGCCGACACCTGCAGACTCGGCGCACCCTGTTCGAGCAGGATCTGGCTGACGGCGTCGGCAGCGTCTATCTGCCCCATGCGCTGGCGCGAAAATATCCCAGCGCCCCAGAGGAGTGGGCCTGGCAGTATGTGTTTGCCGCGAACCAGCTCAGCCATGACCCGCGCAGCGAGGTGCGGCGTCGGCACCATTTCGCCGAAAGCAGCGTGCAAAAGGCGGTGAAGAATGCCGTCCGGCGGGCCGGTATCGCCAAGCCGGCCAGTTGCCACACCCTGCGCCACTCCTTCGCCACCCACCTGCTGGAGCGCGGCGCGGACATACGCACGGTGCAGGAGCAGTTGGGCCATGCGGATCTGCGTACCACGCAGATCTACACCCACGTGCTGCAACGCGGCGGGATGGCGGTGGTCAGCCCGCTGGGTGCGGTGCTGAGCGGCGGATAG
- a CDS encoding acetoacetate--CoA ligase, with the protein MSTEFPILRTPSEAEVTHSNMARYMRWLTERGHGEFRDYAQLHAWSVRNIEAFWQSIWDYTGVIAQQPAERVLGKREMPGAEWFPGARLNFAENLLREALHGDPNKTAMVARSETRERFTLTYGELLAQVGALEAYLRSRGIGQGDRVAGLVANTPEAIIALLACASIGAIWSSASPDFGVNGVHDRFGQIEPKALIAVNGYGYGGKTFSRIEQVNELRQRIPSIETVVYIENLPGEAIPGDESTVSWSEAQAAGAGQKPTFTPLPFDQPVYILYSSGTTGVPKCIVHGAGGALLQHSKELMLHGDIRREDVFFYFTTCGWMMWNWLASGLVTGAELVIFDGNPAYPGIDALWQMAEEEKVTHFGTSAKFLGGCRNAGLKPGEDHDLSALRVIFSTGSPLLPEDYDWVYSAVKQELMLASIAGGTDIVSCFVGGSPLVPVRRGEIPAKGLGMDVKAYDDDGHEVVNARGELVCTQPAPCMPVAFWNDPDMAKYKSAYFETFPGVWAHGDYILFNEHGGSVIYGRSDATLNPGGVRIGTAEIYRQVETLDQIADSIVVGQPWDGDVRVVLLVVMNPGQRLTEELQKEIRTRIRQGASPRHVPAKIVEVSQIPYTRSGKKVEIAVAKILRGEAVKNREALTNPEALDEVAALEELKH; encoded by the coding sequence ATGAGCACTGAATTCCCCATCCTGCGCACGCCCAGCGAGGCCGAAGTCACCCATAGCAACATGGCCCGCTACATGCGCTGGCTCACGGAACGGGGGCACGGTGAGTTCCGCGACTACGCCCAGCTTCACGCCTGGTCGGTGCGCAACATCGAGGCCTTCTGGCAGAGTATCTGGGACTACACGGGCGTGATCGCCCAGCAGCCCGCCGAGCGGGTACTGGGCAAGCGCGAGATGCCCGGCGCCGAGTGGTTTCCCGGCGCACGCCTGAACTTCGCCGAGAACCTGCTGCGCGAAGCGCTGCACGGCGACCCGAACAAGACCGCCATGGTGGCGCGCTCCGAGACCCGCGAGCGCTTCACCCTGACCTACGGCGAGCTGCTGGCTCAGGTGGGTGCGCTGGAAGCTTATCTGCGCTCGCGCGGCATTGGCCAGGGCGACCGGGTGGCGGGCCTGGTGGCCAACACCCCCGAGGCCATCATCGCCCTGCTCGCCTGCGCGAGCATCGGCGCGATCTGGTCCTCGGCCTCGCCGGATTTCGGTGTCAACGGCGTGCATGACCGCTTCGGGCAGATCGAGCCCAAGGCGCTGATCGCGGTGAATGGCTACGGCTACGGCGGCAAGACCTTCTCGCGCATCGAACAGGTCAACGAGCTGCGCCAGCGCATCCCGTCCATCGAGACCGTGGTGTACATTGAGAACCTGCCTGGCGAAGCCATTCCCGGCGACGAGAGCACCGTGAGCTGGAGCGAAGCCCAGGCGGCGGGCGCCGGCCAAAAGCCGACTTTCACCCCCCTGCCCTTCGACCAGCCGGTGTACATCCTGTATTCCTCCGGCACCACCGGCGTGCCCAAGTGCATCGTCCACGGTGCCGGCGGCGCGCTGCTCCAGCACAGCAAGGAGCTGATGCTGCACGGTGACATTCGCCGCGAGGACGTGTTCTTCTACTTCACCACCTGCGGCTGGATGATGTGGAACTGGCTCGCCTCGGGCCTGGTCACCGGCGCCGAGCTGGTCATTTTCGACGGCAACCCGGCTTACCCCGGCATCGATGCGCTGTGGCAGATGGCCGAGGAAGAGAAGGTCACCCACTTCGGCACCAGCGCGAAGTTCCTGGGCGGTTGTCGTAATGCCGGCCTGAAGCCGGGTGAGGACCATGACCTCTCGGCCCTGCGGGTGATCTTCTCCACCGGCTCGCCGCTGCTGCCCGAGGATTACGACTGGGTGTACAGCGCGGTGAAACAGGAGCTGATGCTGGCCTCCATTGCCGGCGGCACCGATATCGTGTCCTGCTTCGTGGGCGGCTCGCCGCTGGTGCCCGTGCGACGGGGCGAGATCCCGGCCAAGGGGCTGGGCATGGACGTGAAGGCCTATGACGATGACGGCCACGAGGTCGTCAACGCGCGCGGCGAACTGGTCTGTACCCAGCCCGCGCCCTGCATGCCGGTGGCCTTCTGGAATGATCCGGACATGGCCAAGTACAAATCGGCCTACTTCGAGACCTTCCCCGGCGTGTGGGCCCATGGGGATTACATCCTGTTCAACGAGCACGGCGGCTCGGTGATCTATGGGCGCTCTGACGCCACCCTGAACCCGGGCGGCGTGCGCATCGGCACCGCCGAGATCTACCGCCAGGTGGAAACGCTGGACCAGATCGCCGACAGCATCGTGGTGGGCCAGCCCTGGGATGGGGATGTGCGCGTGGTGCTGCTGGTGGTGATGAACCCGGGGCAGCGCCTCACCGAGGAGTTGCAGAAGGAGATCCGCACGCGAATTCGCCAGGGCGCGAGCCCCCGCCACGTGCCGGCGAAGATCGTGGAGGTCAGCCAGATCCCGTACACCCGTTCGGGCAAGAAGGTGGAGATCGCGGTGGCGAAGATCCTGCGCGGCGAGGCGGTGAAAAACCGCGAGGCGCTCACCAACCCCGAGGCGTTGGACGAAGTCGCGGCGCTGGAAGAGCTCAAGCACTAG